The DNA segment AGCATGGCCCCTGCGCAAGGATGACACGCAAAATCGTGaagcgttccacatttttttgcaatatcTAGACATAAATTCGATcaataaattccaaaatttcagaATAATTAGATTAATCCTCGCTCTTACGTTAGATTTTGAATATCTTTTTCCTCCAACagttaacaaaaaattaaagtaattgatttccaaagaaaaaaaatttaatgccaTGAAAATAGTTCAAAAAttgctcattaaaaaattattaatttacctTGCGTTAACAATCGACTTTTGGAAACGACTCTGATTTTGACTTGCATCATTCTAACATCATCTACATAACACGTGTAATTCCCCTCCTCGTGACTCGATACTCCAATCAAATAGAGGGTTGAGAAAGTATCGACCATCACCCTGGCCTCTTTGTCTTTCTTCCTAAAGGATCTGCCGGTTCCCTTCTTCAAGACTATCGAGTCCTTTCTCCAGACAATTTGTGACTCTAGAGTACTCTCAGGACACACCAAAGCCAGATGAGCACCATCAGCTAGAGTGTACCTCTTCTTGTACTTAAATTTGTTCTTCTTCGCTTTCTTCTCTCTCGGGCACTTCTTGCATTTCTCTTCCAGGATGAATTCTGGGAGATGCTTGGTGGCACTGCTGATGGCTGGGAATTCAGCTTCCAGGATCAGGGATTTACAGGGAAGGAGAGGAGATTTGGAGAAGAATTTTACTATGTGATCTGCATCTTCGGTCACCATTGTCTTTgcaattgtcaaaaaaatcgGCATTAAGGGCTATTTATACATGACGTCACGTAATAAATCTTTATTCGATGCTCTGCatattttttgtcattaaaatGTTAGGAGATTAGTAATTTTGAATTGTGGATTAGATTTTTAATAAACTTTGACGAGAGTCATTTACTCGGTTTTCTAATGACCTCTTGATTCTACACTGCCCTTTGCTAGTTTTTATCCCTTTCTTTCCTTTACACTTCTGACAAGGACTCCAAACACTCCATTCAGAGACTATTTCGAGGGAAACACCAGCAGCACGAATCTCCGCCAAGGGTTTCATTTTAGATACCTAGACAATAATATATAATTGTCCAATAACCAAAGAAAAATGTTCTATTCTAAAGGCACCAATTGCAAATATATTTGCGAAataatgatttaattatttttgtactgCCATTCTGCTACACAATAACTTCCATAAAAAATGCAGGATGATTGCAAATATTGTAAAATtggagagaataaaattttattaattagtttCCTTATTAAAGAACTCTATAAAATGATCAATTACAGCTAGACGAAGTGTCACAGGCCTCAGATTGACCTCCCTGTACTTCTCCCAATCGGAGATGTTTCCCTTGGCAGTTCCAATATCGAGTACGTCCTTAGAAATGGCTGAAAAGCACTTCCATCATTGTCTCTATACCCTTGACATTGCCATACCTGATACAGGCCAACACAAGCTCACGTTCTACCctataattgaatttattctccACGTCCTGACCCAACCCTCCATGACACCTGTAAATCCCAGCGTCGTTGAGATTGAAGTCCTTGATGATAAGATTTAATTCCGGGGTCAAGTGGATCTTATTGGAGGACATGTTGTTGGCCATTCCCAGGTCGACTTCCTTCTCCTCTTCCCCTTCGAGGCGATCTTGGAAGTACCATACTCTGGGCTGACTGTCACTGGCTTCATTGCTACAGAGGAAAAATCAGACCCTAAAATTTCTGAATGCAATTAGCTTCTTGTGCCTTAATTATGCCATTATCAGGAAAGTGACTGGATATTTTATTATCGAAACAGTAGCTTAATTAATGAGATTGTTAAAAGTGTCATTGCCTCCCTGAAACTGGATCTCACCAAAAATGACATTCGAGTCCAAGAGTTGATTCCAGTTCGGCGTCAACCAGAAGATATTCATCAAGCTCATCAGAAGTTATTAATCTCTCTTTATCTCTGCAATATTTACTCAACTCTGTCTGCACATCAAACGATAAGCTCAAGGGGAATACCCAGAGGAGTAAAATAAAACCACTAGAATTCATGTGATCGAAGGACAAAGTAAACAAGCTTTGAAGACAGCAAAGAATAATTAGCTATGATTTTCAACTCCAACAAATTTGATTGGATTATATAATTTAAATTGAGGAGCTAATGCCCTAAGAAATTCAGTAACTTCATGAAGAAGAACTGGAGGAAGAAATTGTGGACAATTCCAATTTCCGtactttataaaaaaaaaacaaaataaattctgtTAAGTAAATAATACTGAAGTTggttaaaatcattttccccTCATTTCATAGATTAATAGTAATTTTAACTTGTGAATATAGCCAGCTCGATACTCctcattttgataaaaaaaatcaattaatggaAGTTATAAACATTTATAATTCGACATATATATGAAGAACATAACCAACAAGTTGAGGTTTTTCCTAAAAATGTGTATTAACTAGAAGTCACAATGTATTTAGCCAGCGGGGGTGGTaaatgggaaaattaattagtttttttttgtatcccACTGGCTCATTAACaatcataattttaatttttctcatgatGTCCTGTGGCAGGCATGAGGCACCACCAGGAATGCACCACTgttgataataaattgaagTGGAGAGTAATCACAATGTCTTCGAGCCCTTTCAGCCCTTTATTCTCCAGGTGGCCGAGAAGCccagaacaacgcgaaaaatggattttaaaatattcctggAGACAGAAAATTCGCAAATCTCCTCACAAATTGAGTGCCACCTTCTCCGTGGTAATGCCATGCCTGCCTTACCGACAGGTACATTCATCATCATCGTTCATGCGCCACCGCCTGGAAATTTAACCGTTGGAACCGCTCCATAAGCGTCCGCACTTCCCTATAATTTCTGTTGGGGTGCTGGAAGGTGACTGGCTGGAGATCGTGGCGCCTAGACGGTACCTCACCGACCATTCCAGAATCTACAAGATCACACCCGCGCCATCCGCGTTACCCACCACCTCCCAGATACACCCGATTATTCGACAAACATGGTTTACGTAATATTGTTTATACTTTGCGAAACTAATTGCTGATTCCGTTGCATTAAGTCGTTGTCCACGTGAATGACTTGAATGCGCGTTACGCAAGATGGCCGCGCGAACATaacatttttgaatatttcgcaCACGGTAATTGCGAAGGATAAAGTTTATTAAGAGCCATCGACCATAAAACATGAACAAAACgaataaaatttgtattttaccCACAAAGTTTGATGTAAAAGTAGGTAAactatgaaaataaaagtggaataaaatttgaaattcgcAATGAAACATTAAATTCGCGAATAGCCCTGATTGTGCGACGTTGAGACCGGTTTCGTCTCATTTCCCCTCGACTTCTCCCGTCAGATTCACAAGTGATTATGCCTATATACTAATACCCCCACACCTACGAATGCACATCTCCGTTCTGCCCCTCGAATTGTCCTGTCCACCGCGAATGCATTCCCCCGGGAATGTTAATAGCCCTGAACCAAGAAAATCCCAATTACCCCCAATTATTCGTTCTCCCTCTGGCGCTCTCCCTCGTTATCAGGACCACACCGGATGGCTCCCGGggatgaagaaataaaaaagaaacggTGGGAATTTCAATTTGAACGGATAGTTACCGAGGGGGTCtggtggaagaaaaaaaaaaaagcccgcCTACCCTCAGCTAAAATCGTACGGTACACGATTCTCTACTCTTGCTTTTACCGTACCCTCGTTTTTGACTCCCCACGGCGATTTTAGGAGAGGTGAATTCCACGAGAATGACGTACAGACGATCCTCCGGTCATTAGGAACCTTTATACCTGTGTCTACAATCTTTTGTGAACCTGTTACCTTTTCCTTGTGTCTTCTGACAAGTGTTTTCGTATCTGATTGACCCATCTGTGCATTTCACCATCTCTCTTTGATCCCGACGTCCTCGGCTTCTTTTTTATGCCGAATGGGCCTTCTTCGGCTGACAAATACGCGCGCGtgacatttttattggattattgAGCATAAATTGACGGCTGTAATAATAAACATTTCGTCATTACCGGAGGAGTCATTATTCAGTAATTATTCATCACATAATTGTCCGCTTgttaattttccattcgtcaattttttcatgaaattttcggTCCCTTTTTCTATTAACATTCTttctattgattatttttttggagGAACTCTTGAATTCTAATCAAGGCTCATTAATTCGGAATTTGTAATTCGTTTTACGTAGAAGGTACGAGTAAATCCACCGGAAAGAAACGGCTACATGCCTAAATGTGAACCTTGTGTCCCGGTTATTGCAGTAGGagttaaattagtagttttaCACAACTCAATGGGTCGTGCCTTTTGTCCACTCTATTTATTATACCCTCCATCCTCATCCACAATTTTCCCATTCATGTCAAGACTGCAATGATCATTCGTTGTCCctcgtatatttttttttcttcgtctgTTGTAATCTGCAATAATTACCGCACCGTAGAGTTCCTCGGATTCTCCTGGCGAGTCATTACCCCTCGTCCTGGGCGTTTGCCAAGCGTGAgaatggaaataaataaaatatgaaaaaatacttcCAGGTGATGATGAGCTGCATTTAACGATCGCCGtcaaatatccgataatttggCGGTAGAATAGGAGAGAGGCATCGCCGATCGATTCGACAGGGCTCTCCTCCCTGTAGGATTCGCACGTGGTGGGGAGAGACGTTTTTCAGGTAAAACAAAAAGGCACCTGaggaacaaaataataaaaaaaaaaaggaaatatacCAAAACCCGTCTCTCAATCCCACAGCGCAAAGTCCTCGTCTCTCACTTTATTCCCCACATTAAGACTGTTCATTGTCTTTGTCTGACGTGAACCAAACCCGCCACTACAAGTGCCCCCACAACTCCTTCCTCTTCATCTCAAGACGACCAACCACCTCTCACTTCCACCGCCAGCAGTTTCTTCGGGTCCACGCTCTTCCCGATTCCCCGCACAGTCAGAAGAGTGTCGCTGCACCATTCGATTGGTCGTTGTGTCCTCGAAATTTTCATGTTAATaacgatttttccattcgGCAATTAGTGATCAGTGATTAACCGGCAGCTCAAGAGATATCCTCGTTGTGCTTATCGAATAATCAACTGTCGCCCGAGTCTCTGAGGAAGTGAATGGGGAAGTGCTGGGGTCGTCCTCGGGGGTGCTCGTCCAGGGGAGGATTTTCGTCGTAGGAGTGATAATCGAGAAAGTATCGGAGAAGCGAAATATGTCTCGTGGCCGCATCAGTCGCAGCGCTAACCGGTTGCAAGATCTTAAAATAGTTTCTCCGGCGTAGGTAACTGGGAATATAACGTGAGAAAACCTCAAGTTGGATTTTAACGAGGGTATTCAATAGTATCAGGTAAATAGTACACGTGTACCACGATGACAAACTGCATCTCATCCTCGAATCATTGATTCTCGTATTCCACCTCGAAATTTCCCTTTTGACGGAATTCTCGTGGTCTCCCTGGAAATTgatgatttgaaaaattagtcTTGTTATGTGGAACATGTGGGAATGTAAAAATACAGATACAGAGTTGTGTTTACGTATCAGCGAAGAGCGTAATCCAGGTGGAGATGCTGGGGCTGTAAGAACCTTGCTTATCCGAGTTATTTCATCGCCTCGGGCAGCTCTCAGAGAACGTTCGTACTGGAGGCTGTAGCATGGTCATCACACTTCTTGTCCCTGGCTTCGCATTTCAATTTAATACGAGATTTTACTGAACGTCTAATCCCTCTTTCCCACGCAAATAgtcccacaatttttattacatttttttcttgaaaattttgcgAATATTTTAACCCGCGCAAAAAAACCTTTCGTAAACTCGATTCGAAAATTCGACCGTCACAaagtcgttagaaaatttgtttaatgtgcggaaaaaatatttaattaatttcataaattgttTATGTATTAATTTAAAGTATTGATCCCAGTCAgacatttatttatccatcgaaattaataatatcgtcTGGATGCGGTGATCGAAAGATTATTGTTGTATGTCTCTGTTAAAACGCACGTATTTTCCTAATTAGAAAAACGAATTACAGACTCTGGTGCACTCGACCGGTGCTGACACATCGTAAAATGTTATTCTCTAATTTCGGTAGAGGAGGATTTGTTGTACTACGTTGTTAATCCTAAGGCAGCTCGTGCGCCAACAGGTACAGGCACAGGTGCACCCTCACCCCTCCACTTAATTTATTATCACCCCAGTACAAACCTTCTGTGGAGGATCGAGTATCAAGTGAGGGTGGGGGTGGTATCATTACCTGGAAGATATTGTAAAACCGAACTACGGTTGACCGAACCAAATGCCCTGTTTATTATGTTGGAAGGGGTCTATTGGCCAGTGGGGGGAGGGTTCAGACATCCCGAGGTACTTGGCAGATCCTCTGTGCTTTCGGTTTAGTCCTTCAGTGTTTCAGGAGAGTTCACTCACTCCAGTTGTACTCAttctcatttcaattttattttcaatttatttaactgGATTTTTCCGTCTGTTACGCCGACTGTGCAGTGTTTATCGTGTTTACCATTCGTCGTGACAAGTTAAAGGCGTTCGTTAATTCAAATTTCGGGGAAAATCCGCATATTACATCACAATAAATACGGACTATTGCGTGTGAATTCAACGTGatgatattaataattttttcggtgATTTTACGCCAGTGAAGACGTCGCTAAATTTCTGAAGATTATTTTGCACATTCGATTGTCATCAGTGGATAAAATTTCTATATAAAGGTGTCTGTTACCAAGAGGTATTGAGAAATCAACAAATACTTGGGAattctgatttttcaatgtagAATCAGCGAACAAATATGCGGATTCTATTCATCTTGAATTTCCGTGGAATTTCTCATATTTGTTCTGTCATTCTCTCTCGATGTTTATTGACCAGCATTGAGCACTGGGTTAGAGACTCCATTCCCTttccaataataattcatgTACTATTGCTCACGTACTGCGTACCACAGTCTCCGGTTTTTGTGTATAAATAGATCACGGATAAAAACGATTAGAAAGTACGTACATCGATACGCATAAATCCGAGAATAATTTGTCGtaaacaaatgaattttccaccgAATAACTGATGAATTTGAGGAATAGCGTGGGCTGATGTTTCGTGAAACTGGCATTTGACCGGTTTAAcggtgaaattcaatttattaaatagttCTTTTACGTTAATAAACGTCCGGCTTCTTGCGTTCCGGTGGATTTAAACTGTATGACCTCGGGAATTATCGCTGATGGAAACCAAGTGGAATTGCGCTCATTATGTGAGCAACGGGAGGAAGAAATGTTGTTCACACTCAGATGTTTTATTGCTCACAggagaattttgttttcatcattaacatgaatttattcatcaatcggtgaataaattttctcttatTCCAGGAATAACCGTGGAATTGATGTTTCAGGACACGATGACGTGGTCCCGAGTGATGACTCTAGTGGGAATCACGGCGATTCTCATTCTCTCAACAACAAGGTTTACCTATGCCTGTAATGAAGCCATTTGCGCCAGTGTCGTGAGCAAGTGCATGCTTACTCAAAGCTGTAAATGCGATCTTGTCACGTGCACGTGTTGCAAGGAGTGTTTCTCGTGTTTGTCTTATCTGTACGATGAGTGCTGCTCATGTGTTGGTCAGTATAACGTGTTTTTTATCCATCTTCTACatcgtgataattttttttatccattaaGTGACCACTCAATTATCTTTCTTGGGGAAATCGAAGGTTTAGCGAGAATTTTTCACTCcagtattattattttcattagaaaaaatacatTACATACAACAACTGTTACGCATTTTGACGGAGCAATTTTACATTCAGTTTgagtagaataatttttttattttttaattcagtaaaaattacgggacAATTACGCATTTGTTCACTGAACATTCCATAATTTCTCCGCGACCATTTGGACTTTTCCTGAACGTTCAcggaaaattacgaaacacacgtaacttttaaagaatttttctctccgtatgagaatttaaatttaattctgaaaaatcatCGGGCCAGAATTATCGCGataaaatgtttaatttaCCTCTGACGTCTTTCCATTATACCCATGAATTTATGACTTTCCAGATTTATGTCCGAAGCCTAACATAACGGACAACCCATTGAGTAAGAAATCCCACGTCGAGGACTTCAGCGAACCCGTCCCGGGGCTTTTTCAGGCACTTACGGCCGAGCCTGATTCGCACGAAAGGTGGATAACATTTACGTATCCCGTGGATTTTGATGTTTCAATGTACCAACCGAAGAACGACAAAGAGATTAAATATCACATGCGTAAGTCAAGTACATATCCACGAAAGTGGTCTCAAAGAGGTGCCTGAGATTCGTCAGGAGTTGAATTaactaattatttttccattgattgATTCATCTATGCAGTCGTGAAGggcagaaattaattaattatattgaaattgatttttaacgCAGAAACCGTCGAGGAAGTGCATCACCCTCTTAAACCAAACATAATGACAGTAAACTGCACCGTGGCCTATATGGCTCAATGTAACTCATGGAACAAGTGTCGTGCATCATGTCAAAGCATGGGGGCAACGAGTTACAGGTGGTTCCACGACGGTTGCTGTGAGTGCATCGGTGACACGTGTATAAACTACGGAATTAATGAATCAAGATGCATTCACTGTCCCGCCGACAAGGAGGAGGACGAATTAAAAGAGCCATACGACGACTATGGTCAGGACGATGATGAGCTTATTGACGATAATCTCGATTAATCAATGTTGACATACACTAGAGGGGAAGAGAACGAATTATCATCAGTGATCTgcagtttttaatgaatccGGTGACAGTTATTTCTTGAGTTCCTGCAGTTCTTATAGATCCAGTgacaattattcattgaatttcgtgCACTTTTTACTCTCTAATTGTATTAGTAGGTGTTAATTTTAAATACGAAATTGTTGTTCGTACGATGTTAATATTTAAAGGTGAGGGATGTGGTAAATTTAACTGGGGGAGGGTCAATCCTTTGGAAGgtttgatgatttttcgaCGACATATGGAAATCACTGGAACCACTCGTCTGTGGGAATGGCTCAAAGtcaattcgttttttttttgtaaatgatGATTATTGATTTGACAGTAAAGGAATATTGTGCAGATATAATTAAGGCTGAATGAttccgttatttttttactcgtcAGTCGATGTTTAGAACGTATTGCAACGTTTTTTCCCATCTTCattgtaattatttatcgTGATGCTCATTCTGAGGGTACTAGTGCCATAAACATACGAAAGAATAATTTGTACATATGATTTTAAATGTGTGCATCACGAGTATGTTGATTCAACATATATAAAAgttaattttatataatataaaataataaaagagaGGTAAAGATTCTCTGCGTGTGACAGTCTTGTTCAATTCTGTTCGTCCGTTGATTTTTTATCgtcatcaatttttatcgagCATATTTTGCgctgtttttatatttttcgcaTGATATTAGTTTTTCTCAAGTGACAAGAATATATTATAACCGTTGGCTAGACGTAATTGTTTCTTTTTCGAtgacttattattttttttagtggcAAACTTCAAGGATTTTCGATATTGACATTTTAAAACTTTGTGAAGAAACTCATGAATGTTTTACTGATTGAAACACTTTGAGTCTCTGGCTAAATCTTTGACTCCAAATAGAATAGCAGAGAATAAGTTATACTCTTTCTTCAATCTTGTAAATACGACAGGACTTTCAAAATTCTGCTGAATCAATTCGTTCCTGAAATAAATCCACAATTACCAAAAATGTCAGATTCGACTTTATtaacttttttcctctttaCAAGTCATTTTGCAGATTTTATTGAACATCAACTTATCTCGATACAGACTCCAGGAAATAATCCCGAAAGACGTTTTCTGTCGGGAGAGGAGGCTCAGACAAATTCGCATTTGATATGGAAATATTACACGACAATTGAGTTCCCCCTCAGTTTCATTCTAGAAACGTTGATATTCCGATATTTTGGTCCGCGGGATATTATTCATCGTAACacatatttaaattttctgaatgcattgaacagtattttttattctcaacaaACTTCTGGGATTATTCCAGCAAATGGATAGAAATAGATAAATCAATGAACAGACAAATTTCAAACGCTAAAAGTCAACAACTTCGTGAAGCTCTTTAAAGTTTTAAACGTGGAAAATTGTTCTAGTAAATCCATTggaaaatttgggaaattatCCTAGGATAGACTTTCTCTAGGaaagtaatttatttattcatcattcaATTAACTAATTAGTCGGTGGTCTGTCATCCTGGCGATCAGAGTTCTCTGGCAGTTTGATGAAAGGCAAGTCTCCACTGGTCCACATCGAATAAAATGGAGACCTAGCTCCTTCCTAGAAAGCAGAGAgagctcattaaaaattaaattaacaaattacaCATAGccgcaataaataaataacatgaATTACTCCGGTAGCGGCACTCTCCGAGCCAGAACGACTATTAACTGACAAACAGGATTCTGCTGATGAGCTATTCTTCCTGGACGGAGGAAGATCGATATTAGTACTAGCATCTGACTCCCTGTGGGAGCTATGATCACTGTGCGATGGAATACTGTCTTTGCTACCACGGTAGCCTGCACTTCCACTCGCTCCACTGTGTTCTATTGAGAAATTCATATAATTTTGGccaattccattaattttccaaattaaaaaaaaattaaaagtccCCATGAGATATAGATTCTATACATTATAAAAATGTAACTTGGACTActtaaaaatatctttcaaCATATAATTATTCTCCTTTGGAAACAACAACgagaaatggattttttaggAGAAATTCGGAGGACTTTggtttttgggaaaattacCCGAGTCACGGTGATCGCCACTGTGTCCAGAATGGTCCGAGTGATCACTGGAGTGTGAATCTTGAGGCCATCGCGGTGATCCACCTCGCCGTGAATCCGGCCATCCAGAGCCAGTGTAATTAGCTTCAAAGCTACATGTAGTTAATATCACACCTGGCACGTGTTGACTGTTCAAGACTGATGGCTGATTTGATGGCACGTTACCTGGAGACACATTCAAAACAATTTTGTTCACGTTTTCCCTTTCTAGGTGACGATAACGATCTCTAACCTTGGgagacaaaattaaaatttccgtGTATTCAGTGGCGAAATATTTTGTACTGACttcctcatttttattcaattgtcaTTGAATATTTGAGCGGACgttatttttcttcacttaTCATCACATTAAATGTTcgctaataaaaataaatccttaCAATGAATCGAACAATAATAACAATTCACCAGTGAAGTTTTTGGACTTTAATACTCTCTCATTGTTTCCTCATCCTGGGAaccaatttaatttattttttttaaataaatgaaaaagaacAATTGACTTACCTGGTCGACAGGATAACAACTGAATAGCCTCCTGCAGGCCATCTTCACTAGCCATCCCCG comes from the Diachasmimorpha longicaudata isolate KC_UGA_2023 chromosome 11, iyDiaLong2, whole genome shotgun sequence genome and includes:
- the LOC135167304 gene encoding uncharacterized protein LOC135167304, which codes for MNSSGFILLLWVFPLSLSFDVQTELSKYCRDKERLITSDELDEYLLVDAELESTLGLECHFCNEASDSQPRVWYFQDRLEGEEEKEVDLGMANNMSSNKIHLTPELNLIIKDFNLNDAGIYRCHGGLGQDVENKFNYRVEPISKDVLDIGTAKGNISDWEKYREVNLRPVTLRLAVSKMKPLAEIRAAGVSLEIVSEWSVWSPCQKCKGKKGIKTSKGQCRIKRSLENRTMVTEDADHIVKFFSKSPLLPCKSLILEAEFPAISSATKHLPEFILEEKCKKCPREKKAKKNKFKYKKRYTLADGAHLALVCPESTLESQIVWRKDSIVLKKGTGRSFRKKDKEARVMVDTFSTLYLIGVSSHEEGNYTCYVDDVRMMQVKIRVVSKSRLLTQAFFRHMGYLGFIFLLTSFCYCGGLIIACRKKNRFTTKVSIDEAED
- the LOC135167308 gene encoding twisted gastrulation protein homolog 1-A-like, producing MTWSRVMTLVGITAILILSTTRFTYACNEAICASVVSKCMLTQSCKCDLVTCTCCKECFSCLSYLYDECCSCVDLCPKPNITDNPLSKKSHVEDFSEPVPGLFQALTAEPDSHERWITFTYPVDFDVSMYQPKNDKEIKYHMQTVEEVHHPLKPNIMTVNCTVAYMAQCNSWNKCRASCQSMGATSYRWFHDGCCECIGDTCINYGINESRCIHCPADKEEDELKEPYDDYGQDDDELIDDNLD